Below is a window of Geomonas oryzisoli DNA.
TCATCCAGGCCGACCTGGCGCAGCCCCGAGGCAAGGGCGGTGAAGGCTGCGTCGTACACCACCTTCCGGAACAGGTCGGCAGGCACCAGCCGGTCCTCGTCCGTCACCACCGGGATGAAGGCATCCCGGCAACTCTGGCTGTCCAGGGAGGTGATGGCACGGCAGGCGAGGGGACGCACGGCGTGAACGCTGCAACCGCCGTAAGCGTCGAGCAGCGGGCAGGACATCTGCTTGAGGATGCGCTCCTCGTCGTCCATCCAGCGCGCCCAGGAGCGGTGTGCGGCGAGGCGTTTTTGCAGGTCTGCCAGGTCCTCACCGGAAAGCTTTTCGCGCAGCCATAGCGCTACGGTCATCGCCTCCGGAAGCAAAACGGCAACGTTTAGGACGCAGCAGTGCGGGCACCCTGCGGCGCAGGCGAAGGGGCGTTCGGCGCAAAAGCTTTCAGCGGCACCCGCGCAGTCCGCCAACGCCCGCGCGAGGGTTGCGGCGTAGGCGCCTTCGCCTAAGGCCTCAACCACCCCGGAGGTAATCTCGGACTTGAACTCTTCTTCGTGCCATGATTCGAGGGTTTTCATAACGCAACATTGTACTGGAATATCACCGACTGTCACGCGGACGATTTCTCAATGAGTGATATCAGGATGCCCGCAGTCACAGAGATCTCCTGACTGTTGTTCTGTCACAGATTCCTTAAATTATTCTTTGACATTGACCTTCATGTACACTAATCTTGCGAGAATTTTGGAACCCGTCCCAGTTTCTGTCTTAATGACACCAAGACTGTAGACTCTATTGAAACATGCGAGGTTTTGTATGAGTACCATGCGCGTGCTGTTAGTGGCAGTCGTACTGGCCAGTCTGATTATTCCTTCCGTCTCATTCGCAGACTCTGACGAAGGGGCTATGTTTGCACAGGCAAAGAGCCACTACCAGGAGAACAGTTACTATTTCGCCTCCACCTGGCTCGAGAGGATG
It encodes the following:
- a CDS encoding YkgJ family cysteine cluster protein, which translates into the protein MKTLESWHEEEFKSEITSGVVEALGEGAYAATLARALADCAGAAESFCAERPFACAAGCPHCCVLNVAVLLPEAMTVALWLREKLSGEDLADLQKRLAAHRSWARWMDDEERILKQMSCPLLDAYGGCSVHAVRPLACRAITSLDSQSCRDAFIPVVTDEDRLVPADLFRKVVYDAAFTALASGLRQVGLDDRSIELGTGVLAFLEHPEFVERFLSGDRLPQALWQ